Proteins encoded within one genomic window of Brassica rapa cultivar Chiifu-401-42 chromosome A09, CAAS_Brap_v3.01, whole genome shotgun sequence:
- the LOC103838826 gene encoding 39S ribosomal protein L41-A, mitochondrial isoform X2, whose product MTLGLLSAIGRSFRRKRASSLDILSPKRAPRDFYKGKNCKSTGFHTKKGGYVVQPDKLPNYVIPDLTGFKLKPYVSQCPVEVNKTTGSTAASK is encoded by the exons ATGACGCTAGGGTTGTTATCGGCGATTGGGAGATCTTTCCGACGGAAGAGAGCGTCCTCACTTGATATTCTCTCCCCCAAACGAGCTCCAAGAGACTTCTACAAGGGCAAAAACTGCAAATCTACTGGTTTCCACACCAAAAAAG GAGGATATGTTGTGCAGCCAGATAAATTGCCAAACTACGTGATCCCTGATCTGACCGGCTTTAAG ctGAAACCATATGTATCTCAGTGTCCTGTAGAGGTCAACAAAACAACTGGGTCAACTGCAGCTTCCAAGTGA
- the LOC103838826 gene encoding 39S ribosomal protein L41-A, mitochondrial isoform X1, whose amino-acid sequence MWLIRKTLNPFTHSLSTVHTDILQILRRATLSLSLSYIIQIDIRLARMTLGLLSAIGRSFRRKRASSLDILSPKRAPRDFYKGKNCKSTGFHTKKGGYVVQPDKLPNYVIPDLTGFKLKPYVSQCPVEVNKTTGSTAASK is encoded by the exons ATGTGGCTTATCagaaaaaccctaaacccattcACACACTCTCTCTCCACAGTCCACACCGATATTCTCCAAATTCTCCGACGGGCGACGCTATCACTTTCTCTCTCCTATATCA TCCAGATTGATATAAGATTAGCGAGGATGACGCTAGGGTTGTTATCGGCGATTGGGAGATCTTTCCGACGGAAGAGAGCGTCCTCACTTGATATTCTCTCCCCCAAACGAGCTCCAAGAGACTTCTACAAGGGCAAAAACTGCAAATCTACTGGTTTCCACACCAAAAAAG GAGGATATGTTGTGCAGCCAGATAAATTGCCAAACTACGTGATCCCTGATCTGACCGGCTTTAAG ctGAAACCATATGTATCTCAGTGTCCTGTAGAGGTCAACAAAACAACTGGGTCAACTGCAGCTTCCAAGTGA
- the LOC103838827 gene encoding acetylserotonin O-methyltransferase yields the protein MEENNKNLVDEEAKASVEIWRYLFGFADIAAAKCAIDLKIPEALENNPSSQPMTLTELSSATSASPSHLHRIMRFLVHQGVFKKVPTKDGLATGYTNTPLSRRMMITKSDGKSLAPLLLLETSPEMLAPWLKLSLVVSSPVNASVPPFDAVHGKELWSFAKDNPRHSELFNEAMACDARRVVPRIAGACHGLFDGVATVVDVGGGTGETMGILVKEFPWVKGINFDLPHVVEVAQAMESVENVGGDMFDSIPACDAVFIKWVLHDWGDEECIKILKNCKEVLPPKIGKVLIVESIVGEKKNTMIMKDKDDKLEYVRLALDMVMMVHTSTGKERTLKEWDFVIKEAGFARYEVRDIDDVQSVIIAYRS from the exons ATggaagaaaataacaaaaacctTGTAGACGAAGAAGCTAAAGCTTCTGTAGAGATATGGAGATATCTCTTTGGGTTTGCAGATATCGCAGCTGCGAAGTGTGCAATTGATCTTAAAATACCAGAAGCCCTTGAAAACAATCCTTCGTCACAGCCGATGACCCTAACTGAACTCTCTTCCGCCACCTCCGCCTCTCCTTCACATCTCCACCGTATAATGAGGTTTCTTGTGCACCAGGGAGTCTTCAAAAAAGTGCCCACAAAAGATGGTCTTGCCACAGGCTACACTAACACGCCACTCTCTCGCCGTATGATGATCACTAAAAGTGACGGCAAGTCGCTGGCTCCTTTGCTTCTCCTCGAAACAAGTCCAGAGATGCTCGCTCCATGGTTGAAACTGAGCTTAGTTGTGTCTTCGCCGGTCAACGCTTCGGTTCCGCCTTTCGATGCAGTGCACGGTAAGGAGTTGTGGTCGTTCGCAAAGGACAATCCTCGCCACAGCGAACTATTCAATGAGGCCATGGCTTGTGATGCAAGGCGTGTGGTGCCACGTATAGCCGGAGCTTGTCACGGCTTATTTGACGGCGTGGCTACGGTGGTGGACGTTGGAGGCGGTACCGGAGAGACGATGGGGATTTTGGTTAAGGAGTTTCCTTGGGTCAAAGGAATTAACTTTGATCTTCCTCATGTTGTTGAAGTTGCGCAAGCCATGGAAAGTGTTGAGAATGTAGGAGGAGATATGTTTGATTCCATTCCTGCATGCGACGCTGTTTTTATCAAG TGGGTGTTACACGATTGGGGAGACGAAgaatgcataaaaatattgaagaacTGTAAAGAAGTGCTCCCACCAAAGATTGGAAAAGTGTTAATAGTGGAATCCATAGTCggagaaaagaaaaacacaatgATAATGAAAGATAAAGATGATAAATTAGAATATGTGAGATTGGCGCTTGATATGGTGATGATGGTGCACACAAGTACAGGCAAAGAAAGGACTTTGAAAGAATGGGACTTTGTTATTAAAGAAGCTGGCTTTGCTCGATATGAGGTTAGGGATATCGATGATGTTCAGAGTGTTATCATTGCGTATCGCTCGTAG